The Oculatellaceae cyanobacterium genome contains a region encoding:
- the rplV gene encoding 50S ribosomal protein L22 translates to MAVNNTEEVKAIARYIRISPYKVRRVLDQIRGRSYREALIILEFMPYKACEPVLTVLRSAVANAEHNANLDPAKLVVSQAFADQGPALKRFRPRAQGRAYKIRKPTCHITVAVAALNNE, encoded by the coding sequence ATGGCAGTTAATAATACTGAAGAAGTAAAAGCGATCGCTCGTTACATTCGCATATCCCCCTATAAAGTGCGCCGAGTTCTCGATCAAATTCGCGGACGCTCCTATAGAGAAGCTTTAATCATTTTAGAGTTTATGCCTTACAAGGCTTGCGAACCAGTGCTAACAGTTTTACGTTCGGCTGTTGCTAACGCAGAACATAACGCTAATCTTGACCCAGCCAAGCTAGTAGTGTCTCAAGCTTTTGCAGATCAAGGCCCAGCACTAAAACGCTTTCGTCCGCGCGCTCAAGGCAGAGCTTACAAAATTCGCAAGCCAACCTGTCACATCACTGTAGCTGTGGCAGCACTCAACAATGAATAG
- the rpsC gene encoding 30S ribosomal protein S3, with translation MGQKIHPIGFRLGITQEHRSRWFADAKHYPELLQEDHKIRQYVEKNLSNAGISQVRIERKADQIELEVHTARPGVVVGRGGTGIESLRTGLQTALGGNRSIRINVVEVARVDAEAGLIAEYIAQQLERRVSFRRVVRQAIQRAQRAEVQGIKVQVSGRLNGAEIARTEWTREGRVPLHTLRADIDYAYRTAKTIYGILGVKVWIFKGEIIPGQEEQPAGNTAQPKRRQQRRRQQFEDRSNEG, from the coding sequence GTGGGACAGAAAATTCATCCAATTGGTTTTAGGCTAGGAATTACCCAAGAGCATCGCTCTAGGTGGTTTGCCGATGCCAAGCATTATCCAGAATTGCTTCAAGAAGACCATAAAATTCGGCAGTATGTCGAAAAAAACTTAAGTAATGCTGGAATTTCTCAAGTAAGAATTGAGCGTAAAGCTGACCAGATTGAGTTAGAAGTACATACAGCTAGACCAGGTGTTGTAGTTGGTCGTGGCGGTACGGGTATTGAGTCTTTGCGTACTGGCTTGCAAACCGCGTTGGGTGGAAATCGCTCTATTCGGATCAACGTTGTAGAAGTTGCCCGCGTAGATGCTGAAGCCGGACTAATTGCTGAGTACATCGCTCAACAACTTGAACGCCGCGTATCTTTCCGCCGAGTTGTTAGACAAGCGATTCAACGGGCTCAACGCGCTGAAGTTCAAGGTATTAAAGTCCAGGTAAGTGGTCGCTTAAACGGTGCAGAAATTGCCCGTACAGAATGGACTCGTGAAGGTCGTGTGCCTTTGCACACTTTACGTGCTGACATTGACTATGCTTATCGCACTGCTAAAACCATTTATGGCATTTTAGGAGTCAAAGTCTGGATATTTAAAGGAGAAATTATCCCTGGTCAGGAAGAGCAACCAGCAGGTAATACGGCTCAACCTAAACGTCGCCAACAGCGCCGCCGCCAGCAATTTGAAGACCGCTCTAATGAAGGATGA
- the rplP gene encoding 50S ribosomal protein L16: MLSPRRTKFRKQQRGRMEGLATRGSTLNFGDFGLQAVEPAWITSRQIEASRRAMNRYLRRGGKIWIRIFPDKPVTMRPAETRMGSGKGSPEFWVAVVKPGRIMFEINGVPEATAREAMRLASHKLPIKTKFISREEGSV; encoded by the coding sequence ATGTTAAGTCCTAGAAGAACGAAATTTCGCAAACAACAGCGTGGGCGGATGGAAGGTCTAGCCACTCGCGGTAGCACGTTGAATTTTGGCGACTTTGGGCTTCAGGCTGTAGAACCAGCTTGGATTACTTCTCGCCAGATTGAAGCTAGCCGTCGTGCCATGAACCGCTATCTGCGTCGGGGTGGCAAAATTTGGATTCGGATATTTCCTGATAAACCAGTCACAATGCGCCCAGCCGAAACCCGTATGGGTTCTGGGAAAGGCTCTCCTGAGTTTTGGGTTGCCGTTGTAAAGCCAGGACGGATAATGTTTGAAATCAATGGCGTTCCCGAAGCTACTGCCCGTGAGGCTATGCGTTTGGCTTCTCACAAGTTACCCATTAAAACAAAATTCATCTCTCGTGAAGAAGGGAGCGTCTGA
- the rpmC gene encoding 50S ribosomal protein L29 has product MPLPKVADARKLSDQELLDEIVAVKRQLFELRFQQATRRLEKPHQFNHARHRLAQLMTVEHERKLGIAQTTSADSEPSQV; this is encoded by the coding sequence ATGCCTCTACCAAAAGTAGCAGATGCTAGAAAATTAAGCGATCAAGAACTGCTAGATGAAATTGTAGCGGTCAAGCGGCAACTGTTTGAGTTGCGATTCCAACAAGCAACTCGACGTTTGGAAAAGCCACATCAGTTTAATCATGCCCGCCACAGACTAGCTCAATTGATGACTGTGGAACATGAGCGCAAACTGGGGATCGCCCAAACGACCAGTGCTGACTCTGAACCGTCACAGGTCTAA
- the rpsQ gene encoding 30S ribosomal protein S17, giving the protein MAVKERVGLVVSDKMDKTVVVAIENRSSHTKYGKIVVRTKRYKAHDEENKCKEGDRVRIQETRPLSRTKRWVVAEIINSTSQA; this is encoded by the coding sequence ATGGCAGTAAAAGAACGAGTTGGTTTAGTTGTCAGCGACAAAATGGATAAAACCGTTGTAGTGGCAATAGAAAACCGCTCATCCCATACTAAGTATGGAAAAATAGTAGTCCGTACAAAGCGATATAAAGCTCACGACGAAGAAAATAAGTGCAAAGAAGGCGATCGCGTTCGGATTCAAGAAACTCGCCCACTCAGCCGCACTAAACGTTGGGTTGTTGCTGAAATCATTAATAGCACCTCTCAAGCCTAA
- the rplN gene encoding 50S ribosomal protein L14 has product MIQQESYLNVADNSGARKLMCIRVLGSGNRRYGGVGDVIIAVVKDAIPNMAVKKSDVVRAVIVRTKKTMRRESGMSIRFDDNAAVLINPEGNPRGTRVFGPVARELRDKNFTKIVSLAPEVL; this is encoded by the coding sequence ATGATTCAACAAGAGTCTTATCTAAATGTGGCGGATAATAGTGGCGCACGTAAATTGATGTGCATCCGCGTATTAGGTTCTGGTAATAGGCGTTACGGTGGCGTAGGCGATGTGATCATTGCTGTCGTTAAGGATGCCATTCCCAATATGGCGGTGAAAAAGTCAGACGTAGTTAGAGCAGTGATTGTTCGGACTAAAAAGACTATGCGCCGCGAAAGTGGTATGAGTATTCGCTTTGACGATAATGCTGCTGTACTGATCAACCCTGAAGGTAATCCTAGAGGGACACGGGTATTTGGCCCAGTGGCGCGTGAACTGCGCGACAAAAACTTCACTAAAATCGTTTCTCTGGCTCCAGAGGTACTTTAA
- the rplX gene encoding 50S ribosomal protein L24, translated as MHVKKGDTVQVISGRNKGKVGEIIKSLPQLSQVVVKGVNVKTKHVKPQQEGESGQIVTFEGPIHSSNVMLYSTKQKVASRVCYTFTEDGRKVRMLKKTGEIID; from the coding sequence ATGCACGTAAAAAAAGGTGATACTGTTCAGGTAATTTCTGGACGGAACAAAGGGAAAGTCGGCGAAATTATCAAGTCACTTCCCCAACTTAGCCAAGTAGTTGTTAAAGGGGTAAACGTTAAAACTAAGCACGTTAAACCCCAACAAGAAGGAGAGTCTGGTCAAATCGTCACTTTTGAAGGACCAATTCACAGTTCAAATGTGATGCTTTATTCGACTAAGCAAAAAGTAGCCAGTCGCGTCTGTTATACATTTACCGAAGATGGACGCAAAGTCAGAATGCTGAAAAAAACTGGTGAAATTATTGATTAG
- the rplE gene encoding 50S ribosomal protein L5: MAQRLKTQYQETILPKLMEQFGYKNIHQAPKLLKVTVNRGLGEASSNAKALESSLSEIALITGQKPVVTRAKKAIAAFKLRQGMPVGVMVTLRSDRMYAFVDRLINLALPRIRDFRGISPKSFDGRGNYSLGIREQLIFPEVEYDRIDQIRGMDISIITTANTDEEGRALLKEMGMPFRDS, translated from the coding sequence ATGGCACAACGACTAAAAACCCAGTATCAAGAGACTATTCTACCCAAGCTGATGGAACAGTTTGGTTACAAAAATATCCATCAAGCACCTAAATTACTAAAGGTTACAGTTAATAGAGGTCTTGGGGAGGCATCTTCTAACGCTAAGGCGCTGGAATCTTCTTTGAGTGAAATTGCACTGATTACTGGTCAAAAACCAGTGGTGACGCGAGCTAAAAAAGCGATCGCAGCTTTCAAACTCCGCCAAGGTATGCCTGTTGGAGTTATGGTGACACTGCGATCAGATCGGATGTATGCCTTTGTAGATCGATTAATTAATCTAGCACTGCCTAGAATTAGGGACTTTCGAGGCATTAGTCCCAAAAGCTTTGATGGTCGCGGAAACTATAGCTTAGGCATTAGAGAACAGCTAATTTTTCCTGAAGTAGAATACGACAGAATCGATCAAATTCGCGGCATGGATATTTCCATTATTACTACAGCAAATACCGACGAAGAGGGCCGCGCCTTACTCAAAGAAATGGGAATGCCCTTCCGGGATAGTTAA
- the rpsH gene encoding 30S ribosomal protein S8, giving the protein MAANDTIADMLTRIRNANLARHQTTEIPATKMTRSIAKVLKDEGFITEFEEAGEGVKKKLVVSLKYKGKNRQPIVTALKRISKPGLRVYSNRKDLPRVLGGIGIAIISTSSGIMTDREARRQGLGGEVLCYVW; this is encoded by the coding sequence ATGGCGGCTAACGACACAATTGCAGATATGCTAACTCGCATTCGGAATGCGAATCTGGCACGGCATCAAACAACAGAAATACCAGCAACAAAAATGACCCGTAGTATTGCCAAAGTCTTGAAAGATGAAGGCTTTATTACTGAGTTTGAAGAAGCGGGCGAAGGGGTTAAGAAAAAACTGGTGGTTTCCTTAAAATATAAGGGTAAAAACCGTCAACCAATTGTTACGGCGTTAAAGCGGATCAGCAAACCAGGGTTGCGTGTTTACTCAAATCGTAAAGACCTACCCCGTGTGTTGGGCGGTATTGGCATCGCAATTATTTCTACCTCCAGTGGCATTATGACTGACCGCGAAGCGCGTCGTCAGGGACTGGGTGGAGAAGTGCTTTGTTATGTATGGTAA
- the rplF gene encoding 50S ribosomal protein L6 — MSRIGKRPINIPGKVTVAIEGQHVGVKGPKGELSRVLPAEVTVEQEGDTLVVKRRNESRPARQLHGLSRTLVANMVDGVSEGFQKRLEIQGVGYRAQVQGRNLILNVGYSKPVEITPPDGIQVAVENNTNVVVSGIDKEVVGNTAAKIRDIRPPEPYKGKGIRYAGEVVRRKAGKAGKK, encoded by the coding sequence ATGTCTCGGATTGGCAAGCGCCCCATTAATATTCCTGGTAAAGTGACGGTGGCGATTGAAGGTCAACACGTCGGAGTTAAAGGCCCAAAAGGTGAATTATCCAGGGTTTTGCCTGCTGAAGTCACAGTAGAGCAGGAAGGGGACACTCTTGTAGTAAAGCGACGCAATGAGTCACGACCCGCTCGTCAACTCCACGGTTTATCTCGTACCTTAGTTGCCAATATGGTAGATGGGGTATCCGAAGGCTTTCAAAAACGTTTAGAAATCCAAGGTGTTGGTTATAGAGCGCAAGTTCAAGGTCGTAACCTGATTTTGAACGTAGGTTATAGCAAGCCTGTAGAAATTACACCTCCTGATGGTATTCAGGTGGCAGTAGAAAATAACACTAACGTCGTTGTCAGTGGCATTGATAAAGAAGTTGTGGGAAATACAGCAGCTAAAATTCGTGATATCCGCCCACCAGAACCCTACAAAGGTAAAGGCATTCGCTATGCCGGAGAAGTAGTCAGACGTAAAGCTGGAAAGGCAGGTAAGAAGTAG
- the rplR gene encoding 50S ribosomal protein L18: MKLTRKESVRRRHKRVRRQVTGTSERPRLAVFRSNQHIYVQVIDDTQQHTLAAASTLEPDLKSTLASGANSQAASEVGKLIAQRALAKGIQQVVFDRGGNLYHGRVKALADAAREGGLEF; encoded by the coding sequence ATGAAATTAACTCGTAAAGAATCAGTACGTCGTCGCCACAAGCGGGTGCGCCGCCAGGTAACTGGCACTTCAGAACGACCACGTTTAGCTGTTTTTCGCTCTAATCAGCACATTTATGTGCAGGTGATTGACGATACCCAGCAACATACTTTAGCTGCTGCGTCAACTTTAGAACCAGATCTCAAGTCAACATTAGCATCAGGAGCGAATTCTCAAGCCGCTTCTGAAGTCGGCAAGTTAATTGCACAACGAGCGTTAGCTAAAGGTATTCAACAAGTAGTCTTTGATCGCGGCGGTAATCTGTATCACGGTCGTGTTAAAGCTTTGGCAGATGCGGCTCGTGAAGGCGGATTAGAGTTCTAA
- the rpsE gene encoding 30S ribosomal protein S5 — protein sequence MAKERRKSSRAKEKEITFQERVIQIRRVSKVVKGGKKLSFRAIVVVGNERGQVGVGVGKASDVIGAVRKGVADGKKHLIDVPLTKANSIPHPINGTGGGAKVMMRPAAPGTGVIAGGAVRTVLELSGVRNILAKQLGSNNPLNNARAAVNALSTLRTLSEVAEERGIPLENLYA from the coding sequence ATGGCAAAAGAACGTCGCAAAAGCAGTCGTGCGAAGGAAAAAGAAATAACCTTCCAAGAGAGGGTAATTCAAATTCGTCGCGTCAGCAAGGTCGTAAAGGGAGGCAAAAAACTTAGCTTCCGTGCGATCGTAGTTGTTGGCAATGAGCGTGGTCAAGTGGGCGTTGGGGTAGGCAAAGCCAGCGACGTTATTGGAGCAGTTCGTAAGGGTGTTGCTGACGGCAAAAAGCACTTGATTGATGTTCCCTTAACCAAAGCTAATTCTATTCCCCATCCCATTAATGGAACTGGTGGAGGCGCTAAGGTAATGATGCGACCAGCAGCACCTGGTACGGGTGTAATCGCTGGTGGAGCAGTGCGTACAGTTCTGGAGTTATCCGGTGTGCGTAACATCTTAGCAAAGCAACTGGGTTCTAATAATCCCTTGAATAATGCTAGAGCTGCTGTTAATGCTTTGTCTACTTTGCGTACATTGTCAGAAGTAGCTGAAGAAAGAGGCATACCTCTAGAAAACCTCTACGCTTAA
- the rplO gene encoding 50S ribosomal protein L15, with the protein MRLSDAKPKKGSKKRPRRIGRGIAAGQGASGGFGMRGQKSRSGRSTRPGFEGGQMPLYRRLPKLKHFTVINRKHYTTINVGKLASLPANSEVTLLSLTEAKIVTSNKEPLKILGDGELNVALNVKAAAFTAGARTKIEAAGGTCEVI; encoded by the coding sequence ATGAGACTATCAGATGCCAAGCCTAAAAAAGGCTCAAAAAAACGTCCTCGCCGAATTGGTCGGGGTATTGCCGCAGGTCAAGGTGCTAGCGGTGGTTTTGGGATGCGTGGTCAAAAATCGCGCTCAGGTCGCAGCACTAGACCTGGTTTTGAGGGTGGACAAATGCCTTTGTATCGGCGTTTGCCTAAATTAAAACACTTTACTGTTATAAATCGTAAACATTACACTACGATCAACGTAGGTAAGCTGGCATCACTTCCTGCCAACAGCGAGGTTACTTTACTTTCTCTCACAGAAGCTAAAATTGTCACGAGCAATAAAGAACCTCTGAAAATTTTAGGTGATGGGGAACTGAACGTAGCACTCAATGTGAAAGCTGCAGCTTTCACAGCAGGGGCTCGGACTAAAATCGAAGCCGCTGGTGGAACTTGCGAAGTTATCTAA
- the secY gene encoding preprotein translocase subunit SecY, whose amino-acid sequence MVVSRDKAPTAQETFMQMAQAAGLRGRLLVTIGLLILVRLGVHIPIPGIDRVRFAQDIQNSPVIGFLDIFSGGGISAVGIFALGILPYINASIILQLLTAAIPSLENLQKNEGEAGRRKISQITRIVSLGWALVQSIGIALWVQRYAIAGNTGFIFIAQTALALTAGSMFVMWVSELVTERGIGNGASLLIFINIVSVLPRSLGQTLELAQTGDREILGRVIILLLVFLVMIVGIVFVQEGTRRIPIISARRQVGRRLYRERTSYLPLRLNQGGVMPIIFASAVLVLPASLAQFTQNSADKPFLGTLHQFFNQAANYLSPTGQTPWLYVAFYVFLIVFFSYFYASLIINPVDMSQNLKKMGASIPGIRPGSTTSDYIERVLNRLTLLGAIFLGLVAIVPTAVESTIGVTTFKGLGATSLLIIVGVAIDTAKQIQTYVISQRYEGMVKQ is encoded by the coding sequence ATGGTCGTTAGTCGAGATAAAGCCCCAACTGCTCAAGAAACCTTTATGCAGATGGCTCAAGCGGCTGGCCTTAGAGGTCGGCTGCTGGTCACTATCGGTCTGCTAATTTTGGTTCGCCTTGGCGTTCATATACCTATACCAGGTATTGACAGGGTTAGGTTTGCTCAGGATATTCAAAATAGCCCAGTAATTGGGTTTTTAGACATTTTCTCTGGTGGCGGAATTTCGGCAGTAGGAATTTTTGCTTTGGGGATTTTGCCTTATATTAATGCTTCCATCATTCTGCAATTATTAACTGCTGCTATTCCCTCTTTGGAAAATTTGCAGAAAAATGAAGGGGAAGCTGGGCGTAGAAAGATTTCTCAAATTACCCGTATTGTATCCTTGGGATGGGCTTTGGTTCAAAGTATAGGCATTGCGTTGTGGGTACAGCGTTATGCTATTGCTGGAAATACTGGTTTTATATTCATCGCTCAAACAGCTTTAGCACTCACAGCAGGCTCCATGTTTGTTATGTGGGTGTCAGAGTTAGTTACTGAGCGTGGGATTGGTAACGGCGCATCTTTGCTGATTTTTATCAACATTGTTTCTGTTTTACCACGTTCGCTAGGGCAAACTTTAGAACTTGCTCAAACTGGCGATCGCGAAATTCTTGGTAGAGTAATTATTCTGCTGTTAGTTTTCTTGGTAATGATTGTCGGCATTGTGTTTGTTCAAGAAGGAACACGCCGAATTCCAATTATATCTGCACGTAGGCAAGTAGGTCGTCGTCTTTACCGAGAACGTACCAGTTATCTACCACTACGACTAAATCAGGGTGGGGTAATGCCGATTATATTTGCATCGGCAGTATTGGTTTTACCAGCTTCTTTAGCTCAGTTTACTCAAAATAGTGCTGACAAGCCGTTTTTAGGAACTTTGCATCAATTTTTCAACCAAGCTGCTAATTATCTCAGCCCAACTGGTCAAACACCTTGGCTGTATGTAGCTTTTTATGTGTTCCTAATTGTTTTCTTCAGCTATTTTTACGCCTCCTTGATTATTAATCCAGTGGATATGTCCCAGAACCTGAAAAAAATGGGAGCTAGTATTCCTGGAATTCGTCCTGGTAGTACAACTAGTGATTATATTGAGCGGGTTTTGAATAGACTGACTTTGCTAGGAGCGATTTTTCTCGGATTGGTCGCGATTGTTCCCACAGCCGTTGAAAGTACCATTGGTGTCACGACATTTAAGGGGCTGGGAGCGACATCTTTGCTGATTATTGTAGGTGTTGCAATTGATACAGCAAAGCAAATTCAAACTTATGTGATCTCCCAAAGATATGAAGGGATGGTCAAGCAGTAA
- a CDS encoding adenylate kinase, which produces MTRLIFLGPPGAGKGTQAKILADSCGIPHISTGDILRAAIAEQSSLGKLAQAYMARGDLVPDALILDIIRERLSQTDAQKGWILDGFPRNVSQASFLDDLLQEMSQVSDKAVNLEVPDEVLVVRLLGRGRTDDNEETIRRRLEVYRNQTAPLIDFYSNRQALVSVDGNRTPEEVTEALKQIVNN; this is translated from the coding sequence GTGACACGATTGATTTTTTTGGGGCCACCAGGGGCAGGTAAAGGCACTCAAGCCAAAATTTTGGCTGATAGCTGTGGAATTCCTCATATTTCAACAGGTGATATTTTACGAGCAGCAATTGCAGAACAATCGTCACTTGGAAAATTAGCACAGGCTTATATGGCTAGAGGCGACTTAGTTCCCGATGCTCTCATCCTAGATATCATCCGTGAACGTCTCAGCCAAACTGATGCCCAAAAAGGTTGGATTCTAGATGGCTTTCCCAGAAATGTTAGTCAAGCATCTTTTTTGGATGATTTGCTACAGGAAATGAGCCAAGTTTCTGATAAAGCGGTTAATTTGGAAGTTCCTGATGAGGTGTTAGTCGTTCGTCTGCTGGGGCGCGGACGAACTGATGATAATGAAGAAACTATTAGGAGACGTTTGGAAGTTTATCGTAACCAAACGGCTCCTTTGATTGATTTCTACAGCAACCGCCAAGCTTTAGTTTCTGTTGATGGTAATCGCACTCCTGAAGAAGTTACCGAAGCACTCAAACAGATAGTTAATAACTGA
- the infA gene encoding translation initiation factor IF-1: protein MAKQDLIEMEGTVTESLPNAMFRVDLDNGFNVLAHISGKIRRNYIKILPGDRVKVELTPYDLTKGRITYRLRNKK, encoded by the coding sequence TTGGCTAAACAAGATTTAATCGAAATGGAAGGCACTGTGACTGAATCACTGCCTAACGCGATGTTCAGAGTTGATCTAGACAATGGTTTTAATGTGTTAGCTCATATCTCTGGCAAAATCCGTCGCAATTACATCAAAATTTTGCCAGGCGATCGCGTAAAAGTAGAATTGACTCCCTATGATTTAACTAAAGGCAGAATCACTTATCGTCTTCGTAATAAAAAGTAA
- the rpmJ gene encoding 50S ribosomal protein L36, whose protein sequence is MKVRASVRKICDKCRVIRRRGRVMVICSNPKHKQRQG, encoded by the coding sequence ATGAAAGTTCGAGCATCCGTCCGAAAAATATGTGATAAATGCCGCGTCATCCGTCGTCGCGGTCGAGTCATGGTCATCTGTTCTAATCCAAAACACAAACAACGGCAGGGATAA
- the rpsM gene encoding 30S ribosomal protein S13 codes for MARIAGVDLPRDKRVEIGLTYIYGIGLSRSHEILTATGVNPDTRVKDLSDADVAALRESIEKDYQVEGDLRRWEAMNIKRLIDIGSYRGRRHRMGLPVRGQRTRTNARTRRGRRSTVAGKKKAPGKK; via the coding sequence GTGGCACGGATTGCTGGAGTAGACCTTCCGCGTGACAAACGTGTCGAAATTGGTCTGACTTATATCTATGGAATCGGGCTATCGCGGTCGCATGAGATTTTGACAGCAACAGGAGTTAATCCTGATACACGAGTCAAAGACTTATCTGATGCGGACGTTGCTGCTCTGCGCGAGTCCATAGAAAAAGACTATCAAGTTGAAGGGGATCTCAGGCGCTGGGAAGCAATGAACATCAAGCGCCTGATTGACATCGGTAGCTATCGTGGTCGCCGTCATCGTATGGGACTACCAGTACGAGGTCAGCGAACCCGCACCAATGCCAGAACCCGTCGGGGACGGCGTAGTACCGTCGCTGGCAAGAAAAAGGCACCAGGCAAGAAGTAA
- the rpsK gene encoding 30S ribosomal protein S11, which translates to MARQPKKTGAKKQKRNVPNGVAYIQSTFNNTIITIADNGGDVISWASSGSSGFKGAKKGTPFAAQTAAEGAARRAMDQGMRQIEVMVSGPGAGRETAIRSLQGSGLEITLIRDVTPIPHNGCRPPKRRRV; encoded by the coding sequence ATGGCTCGACAACCTAAAAAAACAGGTGCAAAGAAGCAAAAACGCAACGTACCCAACGGAGTAGCTTACATCCAGTCAACCTTTAACAACACGATCATCACAATCGCTGATAACGGTGGAGATGTGATTTCTTGGGCATCTTCTGGTTCTAGCGGATTCAAAGGCGCTAAAAAAGGAACACCATTTGCGGCTCAGACGGCTGCTGAAGGTGCAGCACGTCGTGCAATGGATCAAGGAATGCGCCAAATTGAAGTGATGGTTAGTGGGCCAGGTGCAGGTAGAGAAACTGCAATTAGGTCGCTTCAAGGCTCAGGGCTGGAAATAACTCTAATTCGCGATGTTACGCCGATTCCTCATAACGGCTGCCGTCCTCCCAAGCGACGTAGAGTCTAA
- a CDS encoding DNA-directed RNA polymerase subunit alpha: MAQFQIECVESKTEKNQSQYSKFVLEPLERGQGTTVGNALRRVLLSNLEGAAVTAVRIAGVNHEFATIPGVREDVLEILLNMKEIALKSYTSQPQICRLNVQGPARVMAAQFDLPSEVEIVDPNQYVATLADNARLEMEFRIEKGKGYRSVDRTRDEAAVLDFLQIDAVFMPVQKVNYSVEDARIDGSLDKDRLLLEIWTNGSLSPQEALSEAARILVDLFSPLKDISLESIKDEYQADEDPTSQIPIEELQLSVRAYNCLKRAQINSVADLLDYTQEDLLEIKNFGQKSAEEVIEALHKRLGIMLPHEKSAKPS; the protein is encoded by the coding sequence GTGGCGCAGTTTCAGATCGAGTGTGTAGAGTCAAAAACGGAGAAGAATCAGAGCCAATATAGCAAATTTGTCTTGGAGCCTCTTGAACGGGGTCAAGGCACAACCGTTGGCAACGCCCTGAGACGGGTATTGCTATCAAACTTGGAAGGAGCAGCCGTAACAGCAGTGCGGATTGCTGGTGTAAATCATGAATTTGCCACCATTCCAGGGGTACGGGAGGATGTGCTGGAAATTTTGCTGAACATGAAGGAAATAGCCCTCAAAAGCTATACATCTCAGCCCCAAATCTGTCGGCTGAATGTACAAGGTCCAGCAAGAGTTATGGCTGCTCAGTTTGATCTGCCCTCAGAAGTTGAAATTGTCGATCCCAACCAATACGTTGCCACATTGGCGGACAACGCTCGGTTGGAAATGGAGTTTCGGATAGAAAAGGGTAAAGGCTACAGATCAGTTGATCGAACTCGTGATGAGGCAGCAGTTTTAGACTTTCTTCAGATTGACGCTGTATTCATGCCAGTACAGAAAGTTAACTACAGCGTTGAGGATGCCCGTATTGATGGCTCTCTTGATAAAGATCGGTTGCTGTTAGAAATTTGGACTAATGGCAGTCTCAGCCCTCAAGAAGCTCTCAGTGAAGCAGCCAGGATTCTGGTAGATTTGTTCAGCCCCCTAAAAGATATCAGTCTGGAGTCAATCAAAGACGAATATCAGGCTGATGAAGATCCCACAAGTCAAATCCCCATTGAAGAATTGCAGCTATCAGTAAGGGCATACAACTGCCTGAAGCGGGCGCAAATTAACTCTGTAGCTGATTTACTGGATTATACCCAGGAAGATTTGCTAGAGATTAAGAACTTTGGGCAAAAATCTGCTGAAGAAGTGATCGAAGCTTTGCATAAACGTTTAGGAATTATGCTGCCACACGAAAAATCGGCAAAGCCTAGCTGA
- the rplQ gene encoding 50S ribosomal protein L17, translated as MRHRCRVDKLGKPADQRRALLRALATELIRHGRITTTKTRAKAVRSEVEKMVTLAKDGSLSARRQALGYIYDKQLVHALFEQVGTRYSDRHGGYTRIARTVRRRGDNAEMAIIELV; from the coding sequence ATGCGTCACAGGTGTCGTGTTGATAAACTCGGCAAGCCCGCTGACCAGCGTCGTGCTTTATTAAGAGCGCTGGCAACTGAGTTAATTCGTCATGGACGGATTACAACAACTAAGACAAGGGCAAAGGCTGTTCGCTCAGAAGTAGAAAAGATGGTGACGTTAGCTAAAGATGGTTCTTTATCTGCACGTCGCCAAGCTTTGGGCTATATATATGACAAACAGCTTGTTCACGCCTTGTTTGAGCAAGTCGGTACTCGCTATAGCGATCGCCATGGTGGATACACCCGTATTGCCAGAACAGTGCGCCGCCGTGGAGATAATGCCGAAATGGCAATCATTGAGCTAGTCTGA